One Candidatus Omnitrophota bacterium genomic window carries:
- a CDS encoding extracellular solute-binding protein, whose product MRGIERGSAIWCLFLFFAALILSCLSGCAKKSSEKEILMWLVGSEKQAQKITELGRDFYKETGVKVRCEALSWGEAHSKYLTSVVGEVTPDIGTMGLTWGTEFGNLGAMVDLQKAFPADLKDIEDNIFPGLAESIRYKNSVYAVPFDISEYVMYYRIDIVGRPPRDWKELASLLADLNRDGKSMIIDWGGLGWIGYSPFLWQAGGDFYNKEKTAATLDTAAAETGMEFFTGLYKRYGVPKEEKPVEQGFKMGDYPIFISGNWKMKSLADVAPEINGKWGISPLPAGPTGKRTGFIGGRVMGVFSQSKLKDESWEFIKYLSRPAVQLKLYEATLESHDTYLPPNIKTWDILPMDAAFKEPLKAQAMDSKGPPSLLGWDDSTRFIDTAIQLIVLKGKDVKAALAGANDELNRRLRK is encoded by the coding sequence ATGCGCGGAATAGAACGCGGAAGTGCTATATGGTGTCTTTTTTTATTTTTTGCGGCCCTCATTTTATCCTGCCTTTCCGGCTGCGCGAAGAAATCTTCCGAGAAAGAGATACTCATGTGGCTCGTCGGTTCCGAGAAGCAGGCCCAGAAGATAACCGAGCTCGGGCGGGATTTTTATAAAGAGACCGGAGTCAAAGTGAGATGCGAGGCGCTCTCGTGGGGAGAGGCCCATTCGAAATACCTGACCTCGGTCGTAGGGGAAGTCACCCCCGACATCGGGACGATGGGGCTTACCTGGGGGACCGAATTCGGCAACCTGGGCGCGATGGTCGACCTCCAGAAGGCTTTTCCTGCGGACCTCAAGGATATAGAGGACAACATCTTTCCCGGCCTCGCGGAATCCATAAGATATAAAAACAGCGTCTATGCCGTCCCGTTCGATATAAGCGAATATGTAATGTATTACAGGATCGACATAGTCGGAAGGCCGCCGCGGGACTGGAAAGAACTGGCTTCCCTTCTGGCCGATCTCAACCGCGACGGCAAGTCGATGATAATCGACTGGGGCGGCCTCGGATGGATAGGATACAGCCCGTTCCTGTGGCAGGCGGGCGGGGATTTTTATAATAAGGAGAAGACGGCCGCCACGCTCGATACCGCGGCCGCGGAAACCGGGATGGAATTCTTTACCGGCCTATATAAGAGATACGGCGTGCCGAAAGAGGAGAAACCCGTAGAGCAAGGATTTAAGATGGGCGACTACCCGATATTCATCTCCGGGAACTGGAAGATGAAGAGCCTTGCGGACGTTGCCCCGGAGATAAACGGTAAATGGGGCATATCGCCGCTCCCGGCCGGGCCCACAGGAAAGAGGACCGGGTTCATCGGCGGCAGGGTTATGGGAGTCTTCTCCCAGTCCAAATTAAAGGATGAGTCGTGGGAGTTCATCAAGTATCTCTCCCGCCCGGCGGTCCAGCTGAAATTATACGAGGCGACCCTCGAGTCGCACGATACCTATCTTCCCCCGAACATAAAGACGTGGGATATCCTCCCGATGGATGCGGCGTTCAAGGAACCGCTTAAGGCGCAGGCGATGGACTCGAAAGGGCCGCCGTCATTATTGGGCTGGGATGACAGCACGAGGTTCATAGATACGGCCATACAACTTATCGTCCTGAAGGGCAAGGACGTGAAGGCCGCTTTAGCCGGCGCGAACGACGAGTTGAACAGGAGGCTCAGGAAGTGA
- a CDS encoding sugar ABC transporter permease: MKSVAKELNKQKWAYIFIGPSFIIFAVFLIIPVFASLYWSLTEYNILQPPKFVGLQNYINIIFHDPRFWKAMVNTAIYVAGTVPTSIAISLLLAVAIDQNIRFKNWFKTFFFIPSITSIIAISVIWKWLYASGKYGLFNHALSSIGIAPVNWLGVDWTLPSIIIMSVWGGLGYNMILFIAGLQGIPQVFYEAAEVDGASEWDKFRNITLPLLAPTMVFVTIMSIISAFQVFDAVYIMTYSSEGAVGGALDCALTIVAYLYDTGFQRFAMGYASALAYLIFFVLFIVTVINMRLVEKKIEY; encoded by the coding sequence GTGAAGTCGGTAGCCAAGGAATTGAACAAGCAGAAATGGGCGTATATCTTCATCGGGCCGTCCTTTATCATCTTCGCCGTATTTCTCATAATACCGGTCTTCGCGTCGCTTTACTGGAGCCTGACCGAATACAATATCCTCCAGCCGCCCAAATTTGTCGGCCTGCAGAATTATATAAATATAATATTCCACGACCCGCGTTTCTGGAAGGCGATGGTAAACACCGCGATCTATGTGGCCGGCACGGTCCCGACGAGCATAGCTATCTCGCTGCTTCTCGCCGTGGCCATCGACCAGAACATCCGTTTCAAGAACTGGTTCAAGACCTTCTTCTTCATCCCGAGTATCACTTCGATTATAGCGATCTCGGTCATCTGGAAGTGGCTTTACGCGAGCGGGAAATACGGCCTCTTTAACCACGCCCTTTCGTCGATCGGGATAGCGCCGGTAAACTGGCTCGGAGTGGATTGGACGCTTCCCTCGATAATAATCATGAGCGTCTGGGGCGGTCTCGGGTATAACATGATACTCTTCATCGCCGGGCTGCAAGGCATCCCCCAGGTCTTCTATGAGGCGGCCGAGGTCGACGGGGCGAGCGAATGGGACAAGTTCCGCAACATCACGCTTCCGCTCCTGGCGCCGACGATGGTCTTTGTCACCATAATGTCGATCATAAGCGCGTTCCAGGTCTTCGACGCGGTATATATCATGACCTACAGTTCGGAGGGGGCGGTGGGCGGGGCGCTCGACTGCGCGCTGACGATAGTCGCGTATCTCTACGATACCGGCTTCCAGAGGTTCGCGATGGGCTACGCCTCGGCGCTGGCGTACCTGATATTCTTCGTCCTCTTCATCGTAACGGTGATAAACATGAGACTGGTCGAGAAAAAGATAGAGTATTGA
- a CDS encoding carbohydrate ABC transporter permease: MDINGIKELERRGTVRVASKKKQQRTANLLIYTFLIAGSFIMIVPFVWMIVTSFKPLDEINTYPPSFFIRKPTIAAYLELFRIIPMGRYFLNSLFATTAITLANIFFCSLAGYAFAKHRFFGRDKLFLLLVGSMMIPWQVNLIPSFVIVKKFGWLNSFYGLIIPAMSGAFGIFLMRQFIMNIPDDLIDAAKIDGCSEFTIYRRVILPLIQPALASLAIFTFMAQWNNFVWPLVIIYSSKMRTIPLALSVLNGQFGTNFAMVMAGAVVATAPVLIVFIAFQKYFVKGIALTGLKA, from the coding sequence ATGGACATAAACGGGATAAAAGAGCTGGAGAGAAGAGGCACCGTCAGGGTCGCGAGCAAGAAGAAGCAGCAGCGGACCGCCAACCTCCTCATTTATACTTTCCTGATAGCCGGCTCATTCATAATGATCGTGCCGTTCGTGTGGATGATAGTCACGTCATTCAAACCGCTCGACGAGATAAATACCTATCCGCCGAGCTTCTTTATCCGCAAGCCGACGATCGCGGCATACCTTGAACTCTTCAGGATAATACCGATGGGCAGGTATTTCCTCAACAGCCTTTTTGCCACGACGGCGATCACGCTGGCCAACATATTCTTCTGTTCCCTGGCCGGCTACGCCTTCGCCAAGCACAGGTTCTTCGGCAGGGACAAGCTCTTCCTCCTGCTTGTGGGTTCGATGATGATACCCTGGCAGGTGAACCTGATACCGAGTTTCGTCATAGTGAAGAAGTTCGGGTGGCTTAACTCGTTTTACGGGTTGATAATCCCGGCGATGTCCGGCGCGTTCGGGATATTCCTGATGAGGCAGTTCATAATGAACATCCCGGATGACCTGATAGACGCGGCTAAGATAGACGGCTGTTCCGAGTTCACTATATACCGCAGGGTGATCTTGCCGCTCATACAGCCGGCGCTCGCCTCGCTGGCGATATTTACCTTTATGGCCCAATGGAACAATTTCGTCTGGCCGCTCGTGATAATATATTCCTCGAAGATGAGGACGATACCGCTCGCGCTCTCTGTCCTGAACGGGCAGTTCGGGACGAATTTCGCGATGGTCATGGCCGGCGCCGTGGTCGCCACGGCCCCCGTATTGATAGTATTTATAGCCTTCCAGAAATATTTCGTAAAGGGTATAGCGCTTACCGGCCTGAAGGCGTGA
- a CDS encoding DUF5060 domain-containing protein, translated as MKNPLPVVLACVFVLAAAEAHAYKPAAINSAIASSEKVGMYGLFELTVDLSAEYENPFDPSQVDLSCIFKSPSAKEIKIPGFLYSSSGKRPVWKIRFSPNEEGEWAYCAAVADRRSSARSPAGRFMCVPSGASGPVRVSKIDPCYFETSDGKFFFPVGMNVAWLGGDTLYNYDGYYKKISGNGGNWSRLWLCSWGLGLEWKKDKSYGGLGKYNLRNADRIDKILGMAEKYGMRVQLTINIHGQFSTSSNSEWGVNPYNAKNGGPCKSPPDFFTNEDATKLFKNQLRYIIARWGYSPAIFSWELWNEIDLTDGFDEARAGEWHKEMADYIKGADPLGHMITTSFSKPLDYSLWRAPYISYTQIHQYSDVMIDEIVFRAKEFRERYGKPVLIAEVASTAKEGTIERRQDPQGIRLHNALWSSAASPAAGTAMYWWWDSYIKPRNLFYELRAVSGFTAGDDRRGKKFTDIDYRIIYPKDTYNTLTFTPYLDWQASTASEFIVGNDGRVSDIDKLSRFFQGSAHTDMKVTPVFAVDYPEDGSFTLNIDMVSEGGAKAAIWLDDRMVLEHIYKPLPSYKHLDDSFEVGVSKGKHRIKITNDGPDWFRVRNICLSGYSNPLQVVGIRSGDSAYLWFKNRDDTVDNRRKGVRYTWIEIPRVVITGLKDGDYAVEYFDTIAGGVIRSEKTGCRNGSLELVIPTFTTDLGCKVKLSR; from the coding sequence ATGAAAAATCCCCTCCCCGTCGTCCTGGCGTGCGTTTTTGTATTGGCCGCGGCCGAAGCCCACGCCTATAAGCCGGCCGCGATAAATTCGGCCATCGCTTCTTCCGAAAAAGTGGGCATGTACGGCCTGTTCGAACTTACGGTTGACCTGAGCGCCGAATACGAAAACCCGTTTGATCCCTCCCAGGTCGACCTCTCCTGCATCTTCAAATCACCGTCCGCCAAGGAAATAAAAATCCCGGGATTCCTTTACTCATCGTCAGGGAAGAGGCCGGTCTGGAAGATACGTTTCTCCCCGAATGAAGAGGGAGAGTGGGCCTATTGCGCGGCAGTCGCAGACAGGCGGTCTTCTGCCAGGTCGCCGGCCGGAAGGTTCATGTGCGTCCCGTCCGGCGCGAGCGGACCGGTGAGGGTAAGCAAGATCGATCCCTGTTATTTTGAGACCTCCGACGGAAAATTCTTCTTCCCTGTCGGCATGAACGTCGCGTGGCTCGGTGGGGATACGCTGTATAATTACGACGGCTATTATAAGAAGATAAGCGGCAACGGCGGGAACTGGTCGCGGCTGTGGCTGTGTTCCTGGGGCCTCGGGCTTGAATGGAAGAAGGACAAGTCGTACGGCGGCCTCGGGAAATACAATCTCAGGAACGCGGACAGGATAGATAAGATACTGGGGATGGCCGAAAAATACGGCATGCGCGTCCAGCTTACGATAAATATCCACGGCCAGTTTAGCACTTCATCAAATTCTGAGTGGGGCGTAAACCCATATAACGCCAAGAACGGCGGGCCATGCAAGTCCCCGCCGGATTTTTTTACGAACGAGGACGCAACAAAGCTCTTCAAGAACCAGCTCCGTTATATAATCGCCAGGTGGGGATACAGCCCGGCGATATTCTCGTGGGAGCTTTGGAACGAGATTGACCTGACCGACGGTTTCGACGAGGCCCGCGCCGGCGAATGGCACAAGGAGATGGCGGATTATATAAAGGGCGCGGACCCGCTCGGCCATATGATAACCACGAGTTTCTCAAAGCCGCTGGATTACTCGCTCTGGCGCGCGCCATACATCAGCTATACGCAGATCCACCAGTACAGCGACGTTATGATAGACGAGATAGTCTTCCGCGCGAAGGAGTTCCGGGAGAGGTACGGAAAGCCGGTCCTTATCGCTGAAGTAGCCAGCACCGCGAAGGAAGGGACAATAGAGCGCAGGCAGGATCCCCAGGGGATAAGGTTACATAACGCGCTCTGGTCTTCGGCCGCCTCGCCTGCAGCCGGGACCGCGATGTATTGGTGGTGGGACAGCTATATCAAGCCGCGAAACCTTTTCTACGAGCTTAGGGCGGTCTCCGGGTTTACCGCCGGCGATGACAGGCGCGGTAAAAAGTTCACGGATATCGATTACAGGATAATTTACCCCAAGGATACCTATAATACGCTCACTTTCACGCCTTATCTCGACTGGCAGGCCTCGACCGCCTCGGAATTCATCGTGGGGAACGACGGGCGCGTCTCGGATATCGACAAACTTTCGAGGTTTTTCCAGGGCTCGGCGCACACGGACATGAAGGTCACTCCGGTATTCGCCGTAGATTATCCCGAGGACGGCTCGTTCACCCTTAATATCGACATGGTATCCGAGGGCGGGGCCAAAGCTGCCATCTGGCTTGACGACCGGATGGTCCTGGAACATATCTATAAGCCGCTCCCGAGTTATAAGCATCTCGATGACAGTTTCGAGGTCGGCGTGAGCAAGGGGAAGCACCGCATAAAGATAACCAATGACGGGCCCGATTGGTTCAGGGTCAGGAACATCTGCCTGAGCGGCTATTCCAACCCGCTCCAGGTGGTAGGTATCCGGTCCGGCGATTCGGCGTATCTTTGGTTCAAAAACAGGGATGACACGGTCGATAACCGCAGGAAAGGCGTCAGGTATACCTGGATAGAGATACCCAGGGTCGTCATAACCGGTTTGAAGGACGGGGATTACGCAGTCGAATATTTCGATACCATCGCCGGCGGCGTGATCCGGAGCGAGAAAACCGGGTGCCGGAACGGCAGCCTCGAGCTGGTCATACCAACCTTTACCACCGATCTGGGCTGCAAGGTCAAACTCTCCAGATAA
- a CDS encoding LacI family DNA-binding transcriptional regulator gives MKRFDKSSITIKDVAKRAGVAHSTVSLVMNDREHVSPKLRERILKIAKEMGYMPNLVARSLISKKSSTVGVVFPENPHFFTITYFLMIIEGIQNACKKYDRALMFFSLDQTKGESYYQISRKWLIDLMVILNVDYTRDISKDIRDLKDNGIAFSLVTKYNGKEKVNSVCVDNFEGVRLALEYLASQGHKRVGFISGNPNSADGPERLQAFKVLSKKMGFDQDEELIVYGDFTFESGEREVPKLLGLKKRPTAIFAASDYMAIGAMRVMKAQGISIPKDMALMGFDNTLEVAYVEPPLTTIRQPLQEMGEKAVDLAVRSMNDENFEPQMAVIKPELIKRQSC, from the coding sequence ATGAAACGTTTCGATAAATCCAGTATAACGATAAAAGACGTGGCAAAACGGGCGGGGGTCGCTCACTCAACCGTCTCTCTTGTTATGAACGACCGTGAACACGTGTCGCCGAAGCTGCGCGAACGTATCCTTAAGATCGCCAAAGAGATGGGCTATATGCCCAACCTGGTCGCGCGCAGCCTTATCAGCAAGAAATCGTCCACCGTAGGGGTGGTATTCCCCGAGAACCCGCATTTCTTCACCATAACGTACTTCCTTATGATAATAGAGGGCATACAGAACGCCTGTAAGAAATACGACAGGGCGCTCATGTTCTTCAGCCTCGACCAGACCAAAGGCGAGTCGTATTACCAGATATCCCGCAAATGGCTTATCGACCTCATGGTCATCCTGAACGTCGATTACACAAGAGATATCTCCAAAGACATCCGCGACCTAAAAGACAACGGCATAGCCTTCTCTTTAGTGACAAAATATAACGGCAAAGAAAAGGTCAACTCGGTCTGCGTCGATAATTTCGAGGGCGTGAGATTGGCCCTGGAATATCTGGCCTCGCAAGGCCACAAGCGCGTCGGGTTCATAAGCGGCAACCCGAACTCGGCAGACGGCCCCGAAAGGCTGCAGGCGTTCAAGGTCCTATCCAAAAAGATGGGCTTTGACCAGGACGAGGAGCTTATCGTCTACGGCGATTTCACGTTCGAGAGCGGCGAGAGGGAGGTCCCGAAGCTCCTGGGGCTCAAGAAACGCCCCACCGCGATATTCGCGGCGAGCGATTATATGGCCATCGGCGCGATGCGCGTCATGAAAGCGCAGGGTATCTCTATACCCAAAGACATGGCGTTGATGGGGTTCGATAATACCCTCGAGGTCGCTTATGTCGAACCCCCGCTGACGACGATAAGGCAGCCTCTCCAGGAGATGGGAGAGAAGGCGGTCGACCTCGCAGTCCGCTCCATGAACGACGAGAATTTTGAACCCCAGATGGCAGTGATAAAACCCGAACTCATCAAGAGGCAATCATGCTGA